From the genome of Nicotiana sylvestris chromosome 2, ASM39365v2, whole genome shotgun sequence, one region includes:
- the LOC104230335 gene encoding uncharacterized protein translates to MEAAKRKRNSAEYEDDEYETFRLPPPSSAATNGGIDLSLLEALEKSQQNPVEALDLKTVKKFVLSFERRLKENIAARLKYPDQPEKFADSEVELHEEIEKLKIVAGGPEFYPELVSLGTVASVTSLLNHENTDIAIDVVGLLQDLTDEDVLEDNDEPAQVLVDALVENNALELLVQLLGKLSDSDPDESAAIYSILATIENFIEVKTSVAELVCERTKLMKWLLTRIKVREFDGNKQYASEILAILLQSSAGNQKRLGQLNGVDALLQAVAMYKSKDPKSPDEEEMVENLFDALCCLLMPLENKERFVKSEGVELMIIIMNQKKMCYGSAIRALDFAMTNYPPACERFVDVMGLKTAFPAFMGKIPLSKKNKKRYKEELEERLVSLVASLFGGILRGSRRDRLLSKFVENECEKIDRLMELYMRYSNRVKLEAERFDQLELDDFEMDEDEKYNRKLGAGLYTLQLIAVILGHLWTSEHPRIRARIELLLKQQKLTKQDVKDILQEYHDNIGDLEGPEEKERAQSKIQRFILAF, encoded by the exons ATGGAAGCAGCAAAACGCaagcgaaactctgccgaatacGAAGATGATGAATACGAAACCTTCAGACTGCCGCCGCCATCCTCCGCCGCCACAAACGGCGGCATCGACCTATCACTACTCGAAGCCCTAGAAAAATCTCAACAAAACCCCGTGGAAGCTCTCGATCTCAAGACAGTGAAAAAATTTGTCCTTTCATTCGAACGCCGTCTTAAGGAAAACATTGCTGCCCGTCTCAAGTACCCGGATCAACCCGAGAAGTTCGCGGATTCCGAAGTCGAGCTCCACGAAGAAATCGAAAAGCTTAAAATCGTCGCTGGAGGCCCAGAGTTTTACCCGGAGCTTGTAAGTCTCGGCACCGTTGCTTCAGTCACCAGCCTCCTCAATCACGAAAACACGGATATCGCTATTGACGTTGTCGGCTTATTACAAGACCTAACTGACGAGGATGTTCTCGAGGACAACGACGAGCCGGCGCAAGTGTTAGTTGATGCATTGGTGGAGAACAATGCGTTAGAATTACTCGTTCAGCTTCTAGGAAAATTGTCCGATTCCGATCCCGACGAGTCCGCCGCCATTTACAGTATACTCGCGACTATTGAGAATTTCATTGAAGTGAAAACCTCGGTGGCTGAGCTAGTATGCGAAAGGACGAAGTTAATGAAGTGGTTATTGACAAGGATAAAAGTTAGAGAATTTGATGGAAACAAGCAGTATGCATCGGAGATTTTGGCGATTCTGTTGCAGAGCAGCGCGGGGAATCAGAAGAGATTAGGGCAATTGAACGGTGTGGATGCATTGTTACAAGCTGTGGCAATGTATAAATCAAAGGACCCTAAGTCGCCAGATGAGGAGGAGATGGTGGAGAACTTGTTTGACGCGTTGTGCTGTTTGTTAATGCCGTTGGAGAATAAGGAGAGGTTTGTGAAATCTGAAGGAGTAGAATTGATGATCATTATAATGAATCAGAAGAAAATGTGTTATGGGTCGGCTATAAGGGCTTTAGATTTTGCTATGACTAATTATCCTCCAGCATGTGAGAGGTTTGTGGATGTAATGGGGTTAAAGACTGCTTTTCCAGCTTTCATGGGTAAG ATACCTCTGAGCAAAAAGAACAAGAAACGCTACAAAGAAGAACTGGAAGAGCGTCTTGTATCATTAGTTGCTTCCTTATTTG GAGGAATCTTGAGAGGTTCTAGAAGGGATAGATTGTTAAGTAAGTTTGTGGAGAACGAGTGCGAAAAAATTGACAGGCTTATGGAACTCTACATGAG ATATTCCAATAGAGTGAAACTTGAGGCTGAACGGTTTGACCAGCTAGAACTTGATGATTTTGAG ATGGATGAAGATGAGAAGTACAATAGGAAGTTAGGAGCTGGACTTTACACTCTTCAG TTGATAGCTGTTATCCTGGGTCATCTTTGGACCTCTGA GCATCCTCGTATCAGAGCAAGGATTGAACTTTTGCTAAAGCAACAAAAGCTGACTAAGCAAGACGTAAAAGATATACTTCAG GAATATCATGACAACATAGGAGATCTGGAAGGGCCAGAAGAGAAGGAAAGGGCACAATCCAAGATTCAAAGGTTCATCTTGGCCTTTTGA
- the LOC104230336 gene encoding protein DJ-1 homolog D, whose protein sequence is MANQKRVLLLCGDYVEDYEVMVPFQALLAYGVTVDAVCPGKKAGDVCRTAVHQLSGHQTYSESRGHNFALNATFDEIEATKYDGLVIPGGRAPEYLAMNESVLDLVKSFANSKKPIASICHGQLILAAADVVRGRKCTAFPAVKPVLLAAGAHWEEPETMASCTVDGNLITGPTYEGHPEFIRLFVKALGGSIVGSGKRILFLCGDFMEDYEVMVPFQSLQALECHVDAVCPKKKAGDKCPTAVHDFEGDQTYSEKPGHDFALNANFESVDASSYDGLVIPGGRAPEYLALDDAVVKLVKEFMESKKPVASICHGQQILSAAGVLKGKKCTAYPAVKLNVVLGGGTWLEPEPIDRCFTDGHLVTGAAWPGHPEFISQFMALLGVLVKF, encoded by the exons ATGGCGAATCAGAAAAGGGTTCTCTTACTATGTGGAGATTACGTTGAAGACTACGag GTGATGGTACCATTTCAAGCTCTGCTAGCCTATGGAGTAACCGTTGATGCAGTTTGTCCTGGAAAGAAAGCCGGTGACGTTTGCCGTACTGCTGTCCATCAGCTTTCTGGTCACCAG ACATATTCAGAGTCCCGGGGACACAACTTTGCTCTTAACGCAACCTTTGATGAAATAGAGGCTACAAAGTATGATGGCTTGGTTATACCAGGAGGACGTGCTCCAGAATATCTGGCCATGAATGAATCCGTGTTGGACTTGGTGAAAAGTTTCGCCAACTCTAAAAAGCCAATTGCCTCTATCTGTCATGGACAATTGATCCTGGCTGCTGCAGATGTGGTCAGAGGTCGAAAGTGCACAGCTTTTCCTGCTGTGAAACCGGTACTTCTTGCTGCTGGTGCCCATTGGGAAGAACCAGAGACGATGGCCTCATGTACCGTCGACGGTAATCTTATCACTGGACCTACTTATGAAGGTCATCCTGAATTCATCCGACTCTTTGTCAAGGCACTTGGTGGCAGCATAGTTGGTTCTGGTAAAAGAATCCTATTTCTATGTGGG GATTTCATGGAAGACTATGAAGTGATGGTACCATTTCAGTCCCTCCAAGCTCTTGAATGCCATGTTGATGCTGTTTGCCCCAAAAAGAAAGCTGGTGATAAATGCCCCACAGCTGTGCATGATTTTGAAGGTGACCAGACTTATAGTGAGAAGCCAGGTCATGATTTTGCCCTAAATGCCAATTTTGAAAGTGTGGACGCTTCAAGCTATGATGGACTTGTAATTCCTGGAGGCCGAGCTCCGGAATATCTTGCCCTGGATGATGCTGTTGTTAAGTTGGTAAAGGAATTTATGGAGTCCAAAAAACCAGTTGCATCAATCTGCCACGGGCAACAGATTCTATCTGCTGCTGGTGTTCTCAAG GGGAAGAAGTGTACTGCATACCCTGCTGTAAAACTTAATGTTGTTCTGGGAGGGGGAACATGGTTAGAACCAGAACCAATAGATCGTTGCTTTACCGACGGACATTTAGTGACAGGAGCAGCTTGGCCAGGTCATCCAGAGTTTATTTCTCAGTTTATGGCATTGCTTGGAGTGCTTGTAAAGTTTTAA